One Fusarium musae strain F31 chromosome 6, whole genome shotgun sequence DNA segment encodes these proteins:
- a CDS encoding hypothetical protein (EggNog:ENOG41) yields MSSGWSGLRSHFLPEFAARFNQAGYGALTYDNRCWGDSEGLPREQVDPTLQTRDYLDVFNFAVTLPEVDPTKVIYWGSSMSGGNAICAAAVNHDIAGVILQVPFISGEWLSRMPGASTSLLLGERAKATVEGSPSKIPNFPSSLDELKRGASQAVLKDPESIPFIGEMEQRGLDWAKTCTVQSLTYALLHEPLAYIHRISPTPMLMIVADHDVTTQPHLQLEAFNKALEPKKLVVLKGMGHFSPYFGTAFEENVQAQISYLDELFA; encoded by the exons ATGTCGAGTGGT TGGTCAGGACTGCGATCTCACTTTCTGCCCGAGTTTGCAGCACGATTCAACCAAGCTGGCTATGGTGCTCTGACCTACGATAACCGGTGCTGGGGAGATAGCGAAGGTCTTCCTCGGGAACAGGTCGATCCGACGCTGCAAACTCGCGATTACCTCGACGTCTTCAACTTTGCCGTCACTCTGCCCGAAGTAGACCCTACCAAAGTCATATACTGGGGGTCCAGTATGTCCGGCGGAAATGCCATCTGCGCAGCAGCCGTGAATCACGATATCGCTGGCGTCATCTTGCAAGTCCCCTTCATCTCAGGCGAGTGGCTCTCTCGCATGCCAGGCGCGTCGACAAGCTTACTCCTCGGCGAACGAGCCAAGGCCACAGTGGAAGGATCTCCCTCCAAGATCCCCAACTTTCCTAGCTCTCTTGATGAGCTTAAGAGAGGTGCTTCGCAAGCTGTTCTCAAAGATCCAGAGTCGATCCCGTTCATCGGCGAAATGGAACAGCGAGGGCTTGACTGGGCCAAGACGTGTACAGTGCAGAGTCTGACATACGCTCTGCTTCACGAGCCATTGGCTTATATCCATCGTATCTCGCCGACGCCTATGTTGATGATCGTTGCTGATCACGATGTTACGACGCAGCCTCATTTGCAACTTGAAGCTTTCAACAAGGCACTTGAGCCAAAGAAGCTTGTTGTTCTCAAGGGCATGGGGCACTTTTCACCTTACTTTGGTACGGCTTTTGAGGAAAACGTACAGGCCCAGATTTCATATCTTGATGAACTCTTTGCGTGA